The following proteins are encoded in a genomic region of Arachis ipaensis cultivar K30076 chromosome B02, Araip1.1, whole genome shotgun sequence:
- the LOC107625516 gene encoding zinc finger CCCH domain-containing protein 5 isoform X1, producing MASNEILTSAATNPEVLTEAAKIKENKGEEEEKKEMSRKEKRKALKKMKRKQIRKEIAVMEREEEEARINDPDEQRRMQLLEQQEAERMESDRKLFEERERAWMELQQRIQQQQEQQQQQIDLLEESQSARNDNGSDNDDDQWEYVEEGPPEIIWQGNEIILKRNKVRVRVSNKETKQNQHADDADRPTSNPLPPESHSNTFAQQVLENVAQQVPNFGTEQDKAHCPFHLKTGACRFGQRCSRVHFYPDKSCTLLMKNMYNGPGLAWEQDEGLEYTDEEVERCFEEFYDDVHTEFQKFGEIVNFKVCKNGAFHLRGNVYVQYKHLDSALLAYNTVNGRYFAGKQVSCNFVSLTRWKVAICGEYMKSGYKTCSHGTACNFIHCFRNPGGDYEWADSDRPPPKYWVKKMIALFGYSDDYEALGERENLSLQKNTGEMSRSDSFRYHSSRSRSRERDQLKSYSSRRKHGDERRQRTPDEGWNANSKENHKIKHKTPVSESSREWLEKDENRESHHKHYRKSSLHSDKDDSRRSHDEDFDTDLAITGKDDEVEHGKERRHCKKGKRDRRDRIYESESEHHTSRRKSSRHHSRDNRTGEAESNKDLFDQGDLEPHDSSRKNTRHRRFNHREDNKDYDSEHDEVDGDWSRRERHRRSGYREDIKDHENECDEINRGWSRWDGDGRSHHHKKKRSRHHSPDVI from the exons ATGGCTTCAAATGAGATTCTGACATCTGCTGCGACAAACCCTGAAG TTCTGACTGAAGCGGCAAAGATAAAGGAGaataagggagaagaagaagaaaagaaggagatGAGTCGGAAGGAGAAGCGGAAGGCATTAAAGAAAATGAAACGGAAGCAAATCAGGAAGGAGATTGCAGTTATGGAGCGGGAAGAGGAGGAGGCTCGCATCAACGATCCCGACGAGCAGAGGAGGATGCAACTCCTGGAGCAGCAGGAGGCTGAGAGAATGGAGAGTGACAGGAAGCTTTTCGAGGAAAGAGAGAGGGCTTGGATGGAGTTACAGCAGAGGATCCAGCAGCAGCAGGAGCAACAACAGCAACAGATAGACCTTCTTGAAGAATCACAGTCGGCACGCAATGATAATGGTAGTGACAATGATGATGATCAATGGGAGTATGTGGAGGAAGGGCCTCCTGAGATTATCTGGCAAGGAAATGAGATTATCCTCAAGAGGAACAAAGTGAGGGTTAGGGTTTCAAATAaggaaacaaaacaaaatcag CATGCTGATGATGCTGATAGACCTACCTCAAATCCTTTACCCCCAGAATCTCACTCAAATACATTCGCTCAGCAGGTGCTGGAGAATGTTGCTCAACAAGTACCCAATTTCGGAACAGAACAG GACAAAGCTCATTGCCCTTTTCATTTAAAAACTGGAGCATGCCGATTTGGTCAACGTTGTAGCAGAGTCCACTTTTACCCTGATAAATCCTGCACCCTTCTGATGAAAAACATGTACAATGGTCCTGGCCTGGCTTGGGAGCAAGATGAAGGCCTTGAG TACACGGATGAGGAGGTTGAACGCTGTTTTGAAGAATTTTATGATGATGTTCATACGGAGTTCCAGAAATTTGGAGAAATTGTGAACTTCAAG GTGTGTAAAAATGGTGCATTTCACTTGCGAGGAAATGTCTACGTTCAGTATAAACATTTGGACTCTGCTCTGCTTGCTTACAACACTGTTAATGGGCGCTACTTTGCTGGGAAACAG GTAAGTTGTAACTTTGTTAGTTTGACAAGATGGAAGGTTGCCATATGTGGCGAGTATATGAAGTCAGGTTACAAG ACTTGTTCTCATGGAACAGCGTGCAATTTTATACACTGTTTCCGAAATCCTGGTGGAGACTATGAATGGGCTGATTCTGATAGACCGCCCCCAAAATATTGGGTGAAAAAGATGATAGCATTATTTGGTTATTCTGATGATTATGAGGCTTTAGGGGAGCGAGAAAATTTGAGTTTGCAAAAGAATACCGGGGAGATGTCAAGATCAGATTCTTTCAG gtaccactcAAGTAGATCAAGATCTAGGGAGAGGGATCAGTTGAAAAGTTATTCTAGCAGAAGAAAACATGGAGACGAACGAAGGCAAAGAACTCCCGATGAGGGATGGAATGCCAATTCAAAAGAGAATCATAAAATTAAGCACAAAACTCCGGTTTCCGAATCCAGTAGGGAATGGCTAGAAAAAGATGAAAATAGGGAAAGTCACCATAAACATTACAGAAAAAGCTCGTTACATAGTGACAAGGATGACAGTCGCAGAAGCCATGATGAGGATTTTGATACAGATTTGGCTATAACTGGTAAGGACGATGAAGTAGAACATGGAAAAGAACGACGACACTGTAAGAAAGGGAAGAGAGATAGAAGGGATCGGATTTATGAGTCCGAATCAGAGCACCATACCAGTAGAAGGAAAAGTTCACGGCATCACAGTAGGGACAATAGAACCGGTGAAGCTGAATCTAATAAAGATTTGTTTGATCAAGGAGACTTGGAACCTCATGATAGCTCTAGGAAAAACACGAGACACAGGAGGTTTAACCATCGAGAAGACAACAAAGACTATGATAGTGAACATGATGAAGTTGATGGAGATTGGTCACGGAGAGAGAGACACAGAAGATCTGGCTATCGAGAAGACATTAAAGACCATGAAAATGAATGTGATGAAATCAATAGAGGTTGGTCACGGTGGGATGGGGACGGAAGATCGCATCATCATAAAAAGAAGCGCTCAAGACACCACTCACCAGATGTCATCTAA
- the LOC107625516 gene encoding zinc finger CCCH domain-containing protein 5 isoform X2, which yields MASNEILTSAATNPEVLTEAAKIKENKGEEEEKKEMSRKEKRKALKKMKRKQIRKEIAVMEREEEEARINDPDEQRRMQLLEQQEAERMESDRKLFEERERAWMELQQRIQQQQEQQQQQIDLLEESQSARNDNGSDNDDDQWEYVEEGPPEIIWQGNEIILKRNKVRVRVSNKETKQNQHADDADRPTSNPLPPESHSNTFAQQVLENVAQQVPNFGTEQDKAHCPFHLKTGACRFGQRCSRVHFYPDKSCTLLMKNMYNGPGLAWEQDEGLEYTDEEVERCFEEFYDDVHTEFQKFGEIVNFKVCKNGAFHLRGNVYVQYKHLDSALLAYNTVNGRYFAGKQTCSHGTACNFIHCFRNPGGDYEWADSDRPPPKYWVKKMIALFGYSDDYEALGERENLSLQKNTGEMSRSDSFRYHSSRSRSRERDQLKSYSSRRKHGDERRQRTPDEGWNANSKENHKIKHKTPVSESSREWLEKDENRESHHKHYRKSSLHSDKDDSRRSHDEDFDTDLAITGKDDEVEHGKERRHCKKGKRDRRDRIYESESEHHTSRRKSSRHHSRDNRTGEAESNKDLFDQGDLEPHDSSRKNTRHRRFNHREDNKDYDSEHDEVDGDWSRRERHRRSGYREDIKDHENECDEINRGWSRWDGDGRSHHHKKKRSRHHSPDVI from the exons ATGGCTTCAAATGAGATTCTGACATCTGCTGCGACAAACCCTGAAG TTCTGACTGAAGCGGCAAAGATAAAGGAGaataagggagaagaagaagaaaagaaggagatGAGTCGGAAGGAGAAGCGGAAGGCATTAAAGAAAATGAAACGGAAGCAAATCAGGAAGGAGATTGCAGTTATGGAGCGGGAAGAGGAGGAGGCTCGCATCAACGATCCCGACGAGCAGAGGAGGATGCAACTCCTGGAGCAGCAGGAGGCTGAGAGAATGGAGAGTGACAGGAAGCTTTTCGAGGAAAGAGAGAGGGCTTGGATGGAGTTACAGCAGAGGATCCAGCAGCAGCAGGAGCAACAACAGCAACAGATAGACCTTCTTGAAGAATCACAGTCGGCACGCAATGATAATGGTAGTGACAATGATGATGATCAATGGGAGTATGTGGAGGAAGGGCCTCCTGAGATTATCTGGCAAGGAAATGAGATTATCCTCAAGAGGAACAAAGTGAGGGTTAGGGTTTCAAATAaggaaacaaaacaaaatcag CATGCTGATGATGCTGATAGACCTACCTCAAATCCTTTACCCCCAGAATCTCACTCAAATACATTCGCTCAGCAGGTGCTGGAGAATGTTGCTCAACAAGTACCCAATTTCGGAACAGAACAG GACAAAGCTCATTGCCCTTTTCATTTAAAAACTGGAGCATGCCGATTTGGTCAACGTTGTAGCAGAGTCCACTTTTACCCTGATAAATCCTGCACCCTTCTGATGAAAAACATGTACAATGGTCCTGGCCTGGCTTGGGAGCAAGATGAAGGCCTTGAG TACACGGATGAGGAGGTTGAACGCTGTTTTGAAGAATTTTATGATGATGTTCATACGGAGTTCCAGAAATTTGGAGAAATTGTGAACTTCAAG GTGTGTAAAAATGGTGCATTTCACTTGCGAGGAAATGTCTACGTTCAGTATAAACATTTGGACTCTGCTCTGCTTGCTTACAACACTGTTAATGGGCGCTACTTTGCTGGGAAACAG ACTTGTTCTCATGGAACAGCGTGCAATTTTATACACTGTTTCCGAAATCCTGGTGGAGACTATGAATGGGCTGATTCTGATAGACCGCCCCCAAAATATTGGGTGAAAAAGATGATAGCATTATTTGGTTATTCTGATGATTATGAGGCTTTAGGGGAGCGAGAAAATTTGAGTTTGCAAAAGAATACCGGGGAGATGTCAAGATCAGATTCTTTCAG gtaccactcAAGTAGATCAAGATCTAGGGAGAGGGATCAGTTGAAAAGTTATTCTAGCAGAAGAAAACATGGAGACGAACGAAGGCAAAGAACTCCCGATGAGGGATGGAATGCCAATTCAAAAGAGAATCATAAAATTAAGCACAAAACTCCGGTTTCCGAATCCAGTAGGGAATGGCTAGAAAAAGATGAAAATAGGGAAAGTCACCATAAACATTACAGAAAAAGCTCGTTACATAGTGACAAGGATGACAGTCGCAGAAGCCATGATGAGGATTTTGATACAGATTTGGCTATAACTGGTAAGGACGATGAAGTAGAACATGGAAAAGAACGACGACACTGTAAGAAAGGGAAGAGAGATAGAAGGGATCGGATTTATGAGTCCGAATCAGAGCACCATACCAGTAGAAGGAAAAGTTCACGGCATCACAGTAGGGACAATAGAACCGGTGAAGCTGAATCTAATAAAGATTTGTTTGATCAAGGAGACTTGGAACCTCATGATAGCTCTAGGAAAAACACGAGACACAGGAGGTTTAACCATCGAGAAGACAACAAAGACTATGATAGTGAACATGATGAAGTTGATGGAGATTGGTCACGGAGAGAGAGACACAGAAGATCTGGCTATCGAGAAGACATTAAAGACCATGAAAATGAATGTGATGAAATCAATAGAGGTTGGTCACGGTGGGATGGGGACGGAAGATCGCATCATCATAAAAAGAAGCGCTCAAGACACCACTCACCAGATGTCATCTAA
- the LOC107625512 gene encoding G-type lectin S-receptor-like serine/threonine-protein kinase At1g11300, with product MGFLSHQTHTNSFLFITTLFIFCSIHLCLSSVNDTITSTTFINDNHTMTSNNTNFKLGFFSPPNSTNRYAAIWYLSDSNIIWIANRDQPVKNSSGVIKIHKDGNIVVMDGRNHIVWSTNLTFSTKNVTNISSAQLQDNGNLVLTDDNTGETVWDSFNHPADTAVPTMKIAANKFTGKKIEYVSWKSPTDPSSGDFTGSLERLAAPEVFFWYKKTQPYWRTGPWNGRVFLGAPRMLTEYLYGWRLDHDPDGTAYLTYSFANPAEFGILSLTFDGKLRLARFLNKKNYVTFEVFQNECDFYGTCGPFGNCDPSSKPICSCFEGFEPRNLEEWSKKNWTSGCVRKKEAQLQCVRLKNLNNSGNNNNSNSNGGVEVQQDGFKVFNNMKVPDFAERSDANLDKCKTNCLANCSCLAYAYDSYVGCMFWIRDLIDLQKFPYGGVDLFLRVPYSQLIATSKGRRRNKPLMIPIVAGVIGIIALAICAYIMWQKWTAKQTRTLTLKKSTVGEQKQMKLDELPLFEFEKLATATNNFHAENMLGKGGFGPVYKGHLEDGQEIAVKRLSKASGQGLEEFMNEVVVISKLQHRNLVRLLGCCVERDEQMLVYEFMPNKSLDAFLFDPQRRKVLDWKKRFNIIEGIARGILYLHRDSRLRIIHRDLKASNILLDDAMNPKISDFGLARIFREGENDEANTKRVVGTYGYMPPEYAMEGLFSEKSDVYSFGVLLLEIVSGRRNTSFYNHQQSLSLVGYAWKLWNENNIISLTDPEIMDPCFEKSILRCIHIGLLCVQELTKERPTISTVVLMLISEITHLPPPGQVAFVHKQKLHSSESSRKSHQSSSNNNVTLTELEGR from the exons ATGGGTTTTCTGAGTCATCAAACTCATACCAATTCCTTCTTGTTCATCACTACTTTATTCATATTTTGCAGCATCCATTTATGTTTGAGCTCTGTGAATGACACAATCACATCAACCACGTTCATCAATGACAATCACACAATGACCTCAAACAACACTAACTTCAAGCTCGGATTCTTCAGCCCTCCAAACTCAACAAATCGCTATGCCGCAATATGGTACCTCTCTGACTCCAACATCATATGGATAGCAAACAGAGATCAACCCGTGAAAAATTCTTCAGGGGTTATCAAGATTCACAAGGATGGCAACATCGTAGTAATGGACGGAAGAAACCATATAGTTTGGTCAACAAACCTCACATTCTCAACTAAAAATGTCACCAATATCTCAAGTGCTCAACTTCAAGATAACGGTAATCTTGTTCTTACAGATGACAACACTGGAGAAACGGTTTGGGACAGTTTCAACCACCCTGCGGACACAGCCGTGCCGACTATGAAAATCGCAGCCAACAAGTTCACAGGCAAGAAAATTGAGTATGTTTCTTGGAAATCCCCCACGGATCCTTCTTCTGGGGACTTCACCGGGAGCCTAGAGCGGTTGGCCGCTCCGGAAGTTTTCTTCTGGTACAAGAAAACTCAACCGTATTGGCGAACCGGTCCATGGAACGGCCGGGTTTTCCTTGGCGCTCCGAGGATGCTAACAGAGTATCTCTATGGTTGGCGTCTGGACCATGATCCAGACGGAACCGCTTACCTAACTTACAGTTTTGCTAATCCGGCCGAATTCGGTATTCTCTCGTTGACTTTTGATGGAAAGCTTAGGCTGGCAAGATTCTTGAACAAGAAGAATTATGTGACGTTTGAAGTTTTTCAAAATGAGTGTGATTTTTATGGCACGTGTGGGCCATTCGGAAACTGTGATCCATCTAGCAAACCGATTTGTAGCTGTTTTGAAGGGTTTGAGCCAAGGAATTTGGAAGAATGGAGTAAGAAAAATTGGACTAGTGGTTGTGTGAGGAAGAAGGAGGCACAGCTTCAGTGTGTTAGGTTGAAGAATTTGAACAATagtggtaataataataatagtaatagtaATGGTGGAGTTGAAGTGCAACAAGATGGGTTTAAGGTGTTTAATAATATGAAAGTGCCGGATTTTGCTGAGAGATCTGATGCTAATTTGGACAAGTGCAAAACGAATTGTTTGGCCAATTGTTCTTGTTTGGCTTATGCTTATGATTCTTATGTTGGATGCATGTTTTGGATTAGAGACTTGATTGATTTGCAGAAGTTCCCTTATGGTGGAGTTGATCTCTTCTTGCGTGTCCCTTATTCTCAACTAATTG CTACAAGTAAGGGAAGAAGACGAAACAAGCCATTAATGATTCCAATTGTTGCTGGGGTGATAGGCATAATTGCATTAGCGATTTGTGCATACATTATGTGGCAAAAATGGACTGCTAAACAAACTC GAACTCTGACTCTAAAAAAGAGTACTGTTGGGGAACAAAAACAAATGAAACTCGACGAACTACcgttatttgaatttgaaaagcTTGCAACTGCTACAAACAACTTTCATGCTGAAAACATGCTTGGGAAAGGAGGTTTTGGTCCAGTATATAAG GGACATTTGGAAGACGGACAAGAAATCGCGGTGAAAAGATTATCCAAAGCGTCTGGACAAGGGTTGGAAGAATTTATGAACGAAGTAGTGGTTATATCAAAACTTCAACATCGCAATCTTGTTAGACTTCTTGGTTGTTGTGTCGAACGCGACGAACAAATGTTGGTGTACGAGTTCATGCCAAACAAAAGTTTGGATGCTTTTCTCTTTG ATCCGCAGCGAAGAAAAGTCTTAGATTGGAAAAAACGTTTCAACATAATTGAAGGAATAGCTCGTGGTATACTTTATCTTCACAGAGATTCAAGGCTTAGAATCATACATAGAGATCTTAAGGCAAGCAACATATTGTTGGATGATGCGATGAATCCAAAAATATCAGACTTTGGTTTAGCTAGAATTTTTAGAGAAGGTGAAAATGACGAAGCTAATACAAAGAGAGTCGTTGGAACCTA CGGCTACATGCCACCCGAATATGCAATGGAAGGACTTTTTTCAGAGAAGTCAGATGTCTACAGCTTTGGAGTTTTGTTACTAGAGATTGTTAGCGGACGAAGAAACACCAGCTTTTATAACCATCAGCAATCACTAAGCCTTGTTGGATAT GCATGGAAACTATGGAATGAAAATAACATCATATCATTAACAGATCCAGAGATTATGGATCCATGCTTTGAGAAAAGTATTTTGAGGTGCATACACATTGGACTTTTATGTGTGCAAGAATTGACAAAAGAAAGACCAACTATATCCACTGTGGTTTTGATGCTAATAAGTGAGATTACACATCTTCCTCCACCAGGACAAGTTGCATTTGTCCACAAACAAAAGCTGCACAGTTCAGAATCCTCTCGGAAAAGTCACCAATCCAGCTCAAACAACAATGTAACTCTTACTGAATTAGAAGGGAGATAA
- the LOC107625516 gene encoding zinc finger CCCH domain-containing protein 5 isoform X3 yields MSRKEKRKALKKMKRKQIRKEIAVMEREEEEARINDPDEQRRMQLLEQQEAERMESDRKLFEERERAWMELQQRIQQQQEQQQQQIDLLEESQSARNDNGSDNDDDQWEYVEEGPPEIIWQGNEIILKRNKVRVRVSNKETKQNQHADDADRPTSNPLPPESHSNTFAQQVLENVAQQVPNFGTEQDKAHCPFHLKTGACRFGQRCSRVHFYPDKSCTLLMKNMYNGPGLAWEQDEGLEYTDEEVERCFEEFYDDVHTEFQKFGEIVNFKVCKNGAFHLRGNVYVQYKHLDSALLAYNTVNGRYFAGKQVSCNFVSLTRWKVAICGEYMKSGYKTCSHGTACNFIHCFRNPGGDYEWADSDRPPPKYWVKKMIALFGYSDDYEALGERENLSLQKNTGEMSRSDSFRYHSSRSRSRERDQLKSYSSRRKHGDERRQRTPDEGWNANSKENHKIKHKTPVSESSREWLEKDENRESHHKHYRKSSLHSDKDDSRRSHDEDFDTDLAITGKDDEVEHGKERRHCKKGKRDRRDRIYESESEHHTSRRKSSRHHSRDNRTGEAESNKDLFDQGDLEPHDSSRKNTRHRRFNHREDNKDYDSEHDEVDGDWSRRERHRRSGYREDIKDHENECDEINRGWSRWDGDGRSHHHKKKRSRHHSPDVI; encoded by the exons atGAGTCGGAAGGAGAAGCGGAAGGCATTAAAGAAAATGAAACGGAAGCAAATCAGGAAGGAGATTGCAGTTATGGAGCGGGAAGAGGAGGAGGCTCGCATCAACGATCCCGACGAGCAGAGGAGGATGCAACTCCTGGAGCAGCAGGAGGCTGAGAGAATGGAGAGTGACAGGAAGCTTTTCGAGGAAAGAGAGAGGGCTTGGATGGAGTTACAGCAGAGGATCCAGCAGCAGCAGGAGCAACAACAGCAACAGATAGACCTTCTTGAAGAATCACAGTCGGCACGCAATGATAATGGTAGTGACAATGATGATGATCAATGGGAGTATGTGGAGGAAGGGCCTCCTGAGATTATCTGGCAAGGAAATGAGATTATCCTCAAGAGGAACAAAGTGAGGGTTAGGGTTTCAAATAaggaaacaaaacaaaatcag CATGCTGATGATGCTGATAGACCTACCTCAAATCCTTTACCCCCAGAATCTCACTCAAATACATTCGCTCAGCAGGTGCTGGAGAATGTTGCTCAACAAGTACCCAATTTCGGAACAGAACAG GACAAAGCTCATTGCCCTTTTCATTTAAAAACTGGAGCATGCCGATTTGGTCAACGTTGTAGCAGAGTCCACTTTTACCCTGATAAATCCTGCACCCTTCTGATGAAAAACATGTACAATGGTCCTGGCCTGGCTTGGGAGCAAGATGAAGGCCTTGAG TACACGGATGAGGAGGTTGAACGCTGTTTTGAAGAATTTTATGATGATGTTCATACGGAGTTCCAGAAATTTGGAGAAATTGTGAACTTCAAG GTGTGTAAAAATGGTGCATTTCACTTGCGAGGAAATGTCTACGTTCAGTATAAACATTTGGACTCTGCTCTGCTTGCTTACAACACTGTTAATGGGCGCTACTTTGCTGGGAAACAG GTAAGTTGTAACTTTGTTAGTTTGACAAGATGGAAGGTTGCCATATGTGGCGAGTATATGAAGTCAGGTTACAAG ACTTGTTCTCATGGAACAGCGTGCAATTTTATACACTGTTTCCGAAATCCTGGTGGAGACTATGAATGGGCTGATTCTGATAGACCGCCCCCAAAATATTGGGTGAAAAAGATGATAGCATTATTTGGTTATTCTGATGATTATGAGGCTTTAGGGGAGCGAGAAAATTTGAGTTTGCAAAAGAATACCGGGGAGATGTCAAGATCAGATTCTTTCAG gtaccactcAAGTAGATCAAGATCTAGGGAGAGGGATCAGTTGAAAAGTTATTCTAGCAGAAGAAAACATGGAGACGAACGAAGGCAAAGAACTCCCGATGAGGGATGGAATGCCAATTCAAAAGAGAATCATAAAATTAAGCACAAAACTCCGGTTTCCGAATCCAGTAGGGAATGGCTAGAAAAAGATGAAAATAGGGAAAGTCACCATAAACATTACAGAAAAAGCTCGTTACATAGTGACAAGGATGACAGTCGCAGAAGCCATGATGAGGATTTTGATACAGATTTGGCTATAACTGGTAAGGACGATGAAGTAGAACATGGAAAAGAACGACGACACTGTAAGAAAGGGAAGAGAGATAGAAGGGATCGGATTTATGAGTCCGAATCAGAGCACCATACCAGTAGAAGGAAAAGTTCACGGCATCACAGTAGGGACAATAGAACCGGTGAAGCTGAATCTAATAAAGATTTGTTTGATCAAGGAGACTTGGAACCTCATGATAGCTCTAGGAAAAACACGAGACACAGGAGGTTTAACCATCGAGAAGACAACAAAGACTATGATAGTGAACATGATGAAGTTGATGGAGATTGGTCACGGAGAGAGAGACACAGAAGATCTGGCTATCGAGAAGACATTAAAGACCATGAAAATGAATGTGATGAAATCAATAGAGGTTGGTCACGGTGGGATGGGGACGGAAGATCGCATCATCATAAAAAGAAGCGCTCAAGACACCACTCACCAGATGTCATCTAA
- the LOC107625513 gene encoding B3 domain-containing protein Os04g0386900-like: MSSPGSSSTSRVSVEEQAPLPKPADPAANLSSDEIAPLSGNPFFHVVLSKSHVRRSCLMGPSKDLVDILPSAEVPTVLKCGGESWDMVYRGHAPGRKFFDGGWRKFVKANCLVEGDACVFELMANSDEKIVFEVQILRGDVPKVFFKRDRIGESEQKPIVID; this comes from the exons ATGAGTTCTCCAGGATCATCCTCAACCTCAagag TTTCAGTAGAAGAGCAAGCCCCATTGCCAAAGCCGGCTGATCCTGCAGCAAACTTATCGAGCGATGAGATTGCACCACTTTCAGGAAATCCATTCTTTCATGTAGTTCTTTCAAAATCACATGTTCGTCGTAGTTGTCTCATG GGGCCATCAAAGGACTTAGTAGATATACTTCCATCTGCTGAGGTCCCTACTGTTCTTAAGTGTGGAGGTGAGAGCTGGGACATGGTGTATCGTGGACATGCTCCGGGTCGCAAGTTCTTCGATGGAGGCTGGAGAAAATTTGTCAAAGCTAATTGTTTGGTAGAGGGAGATGCTTGTGTTTTCGAGCTCATGGCAAACAGTGATGAGAAAATTGTCTTTGAAGTTCAAATTCTCAGAGGTGATGTCCCCAAAGTGTTTTTTAAAAGGGATAGAATTGGTGAAAGTGAACAGAAGCCAATTGTCATTGACTAG